One window from the genome of Marinobacter sp. es.048 encodes:
- the mrtJ gene encoding JDVT-CTERM system glutamic-type intramembrane protease MrtJ has product MHQSSSLRAQLGLSRPTRSMADGQFVLALVVGCLIGVMLTVLAGGSGWQDADLLSILSLVLWAPIIEELAFRGVVQGWLSGTSIGKRGFAGLSWANFIAAFLFTGWHLVYRTDLIAWLVFLPALVFGYFRDRHDSLLPCVILHAAYNAALLPGWYLVS; this is encoded by the coding sequence ATGCATCAATCCAGCTCTTTACGGGCACAGTTGGGCTTGAGCCGACCAACACGGTCCATGGCCGATGGTCAGTTTGTGCTCGCTCTGGTTGTCGGTTGTCTGATTGGTGTCATGCTCACTGTGCTTGCGGGCGGCAGTGGCTGGCAGGACGCAGACCTGTTGTCGATTCTTTCGCTGGTACTCTGGGCGCCGATTATCGAGGAGCTGGCGTTTCGTGGGGTGGTGCAGGGCTGGCTGTCGGGTACCTCTATCGGTAAACGCGGTTTTGCTGGTCTGTCATGGGCAAATTTCATCGCGGCGTTCCTGTTTACCGGTTGGCATCTGGTTTACCGAACCGATCTTATTGCCTGGCTGGTGTTCTTGCCTGCTCTGGTGTTTGGTTATTTTCGGGACCGGCACGACTCGCTGCTGCCCTGTGTGATTTTGCACGCGGCCTACAACGCTGCCCTGTTGCCGGGTTGGTATCTGGTTTCCTGA
- a CDS encoding OmpW/AlkL family protein: MSRTFKLGVLAAAVMAAAPAVQAFEAGDFVLRAGVAHVAPDDSSDSITVGGAPLLGPGVDSKVTVDANSQLGIRATYMVANHVGIGVLGATPFKHDINGGGDISSDVKLGETKHLPPTITFQYFPMHSSAAFQPYAGIGVNYTTFFEEKTTDNLNGALGVASSELELDDSVGVALELGMDYMLSENFGLNAAIWWADINTDATVKVYDGAGNYLAQTDEFEVEIDPMVYMVGFTYKF, encoded by the coding sequence ATGTCCCGTACATTCAAACTTGGTGTTCTGGCTGCGGCGGTTATGGCTGCTGCTCCCGCTGTTCAGGCATTTGAAGCCGGTGATTTCGTGCTTCGCGCTGGCGTTGCTCATGTAGCACCGGACGATTCAAGTGATTCAATCACTGTTGGTGGAGCTCCACTTCTGGGCCCGGGTGTTGACTCGAAGGTAACTGTCGATGCCAACTCCCAATTGGGTATCCGTGCTACATACATGGTTGCCAACCACGTCGGTATCGGTGTCCTTGGTGCGACGCCTTTCAAGCACGACATTAACGGTGGCGGCGACATCTCAAGTGACGTAAAACTTGGCGAAACCAAACATCTTCCGCCAACAATCACCTTTCAGTATTTCCCTATGCACAGTTCGGCAGCCTTTCAGCCGTATGCTGGCATTGGCGTTAATTACACCACCTTCTTTGAAGAAAAAACCACAGACAACCTGAATGGTGCACTGGGTGTTGCCTCTAGCGAACTTGAGCTAGATGACAGCGTCGGGGTCGCTCTTGAACTGGGCATGGACTACATGCTTAGCGAAAACTTCGGCCTGAACGCGGCAATCTGGTGGGCGGACATCAATACTGACGCCACCGTTAAGGTCTATGACGGTGCAGGCAACTACCTCGCCCAGACAGACGAGTTTGAAGTCGAAATCGACCCCATGGTCTACATGGTAGGTTTCACCTACAAGTTCTGA
- a CDS encoding winged helix-turn-helix transcriptional regulator: MARKRFDDSSCSVARALNEVGDWWSLLIVLHAMYGTRRFVDFQQELGIAKNILCDRLARLVDNKVLRKVDVGEHGSRFEYRLTEKGRDLFPVVIALRQWGDKWNPAPDEAPLDLRDRATGRPIHTVEVQDADGQALSIRDVFVPDESLPVRKKNSA; encoded by the coding sequence ATGGCCAGAAAACGTTTTGATGACTCCAGCTGTTCCGTCGCCCGCGCCCTCAATGAAGTGGGTGACTGGTGGTCCCTCCTGATTGTGCTGCACGCCATGTATGGCACCCGCAGGTTCGTGGATTTCCAGCAGGAACTGGGCATTGCCAAGAATATCCTGTGTGATCGCCTGGCTCGGCTGGTGGATAATAAGGTACTGCGCAAAGTTGATGTGGGCGAGCATGGGTCACGCTTCGAATACCGCCTGACCGAAAAAGGCCGGGATCTTTTCCCGGTGGTTATCGCCCTTCGTCAGTGGGGGGATAAATGGAACCCTGCGCCGGACGAGGCCCCGCTGGACCTGCGCGACCGCGCCACGGGACGCCCGATTCACACGGTAGAAGTCCAGGACGCCGATGGCCAGGCCCTGTCCATCCGGGACGTGTTTGTGCCGGACGAGAGCCTGCCAGTCCGCAAAAAGAACTCGGCCTGA
- a CDS encoding NADH:flavin oxidoreductase, translated as MSMNLGPLFEPFELHNLKLRNRVAMAPMTRNFSPDGVPGEDVVSYYRRRAEAGVGLIITEGTTVNHPAANGYPNVPAFHGAEALEGWKHVVDAVHEAGGAIFPQLWHVGSVRKEGTPPDPSVPGYSPSGLFAPGKPNGKAMSKEDIEDVVTAFADAAQDAKALGFDGVEIHGAHGYLLDQFLWEGTNQRDDEYGGSLENRLRCVVEIVEAVRHRVGPDFPIMLRFSQWKQQDYEAKLVSSPEELERFLKPLVEAGVDIFHASTRRFWEPEFEGSDLNLAGWTQKLSGKPTMSVGSVGLTEDFISGTFASKQEAVEKAGIDELVERMNSHEFELIAVGRALLQDPEWLIKVKEGRLNEVESFAKKSLAKLY; from the coding sequence ATGAGCATGAATCTTGGCCCGCTTTTCGAACCGTTTGAACTTCACAACCTCAAACTGCGAAACCGAGTGGCTATGGCGCCCATGACCCGTAACTTCTCGCCGGATGGTGTTCCGGGGGAGGACGTGGTGTCCTATTACCGTCGCCGGGCCGAGGCGGGTGTTGGCCTGATCATCACCGAAGGCACAACCGTTAATCACCCGGCCGCCAATGGTTATCCAAACGTTCCGGCGTTTCACGGGGCCGAGGCTCTTGAAGGCTGGAAACACGTTGTTGACGCCGTGCACGAGGCCGGTGGCGCGATTTTCCCGCAGCTCTGGCACGTGGGTTCCGTCAGGAAAGAGGGTACACCGCCGGACCCGTCGGTTCCCGGCTACAGTCCTTCCGGCCTGTTCGCTCCGGGCAAGCCCAATGGCAAGGCCATGAGCAAAGAAGATATCGAGGACGTTGTCACCGCTTTTGCTGATGCAGCCCAGGATGCCAAGGCCCTCGGTTTTGACGGTGTCGAGATCCATGGCGCTCATGGTTACCTGCTGGACCAGTTCCTGTGGGAAGGCACCAACCAGCGCGATGATGAATACGGCGGCAGTCTGGAAAACCGCCTGCGTTGCGTGGTGGAAATCGTTGAAGCGGTGCGTCACCGGGTTGGCCCGGACTTCCCGATCATGCTCAGATTCTCCCAGTGGAAGCAGCAGGATTACGAAGCCAAACTGGTTAGTAGCCCTGAGGAACTCGAACGATTCCTGAAGCCGCTGGTAGAAGCCGGTGTGGACATTTTCCATGCTTCCACCCGCCGTTTCTGGGAGCCAGAGTTTGAAGGCTCGGATCTGAATCTCGCAGGCTGGACCCAGAAGCTGTCCGGCAAGCCGACCATGTCCGTGGGCAGTGTAGGGCTGACGGAAGACTTTATCAGCGGCACCTTTGCCAGCAAGCAGGAAGCAGTTGAGAAAGCCGGCATCGATGAGCTGGTGGAGCGGATGAATAGCCACGAGTTCGAGCTGATCGCCGTTGGCCGGGCCCTTTTGCAGGATCCCGAGTGGCTGATCAAGGTGAAAGAGGGCCGCCTGAACGAGGTAGAGTCCTTCGCCAAGAAGTCCCTCGCCAAACTTTATTGA
- a CDS encoding choice-of-anchor O protein has translation MKKTLLASALITTMGTSGMAWGATGLSFGDTVQLSANGGANKTKLVRMTSGRLVAVYGDYLNPEGNTVYDVKAQAERPARDIFARYCEAGLDCTVESNWSDAVNISETASKTSISTDWDGYEINDDPDGTRQELPFYGDSDKPNIFNAGSRVVVSWVDKYCDSEAQRSVTYLTLGNREIPFSCTYTVTSLDAGKTWSDPVRLSSGERDAKQDAHRGQGTGEWAITWQEDPRGLQLGEAEGPGDGASGANVSSGTDIWYSYANKGWADQDEVAEGNQIWSEPVRITDNYNGQTASGNFGIIRNATGENIENLEGVEIESGIAGASRANIALQYGSLDGAPVDDAPATGVPQVIVAYEETKGSGGLDEGKFVRYHTFDWNAPAGSTSEPNTADEAIGCIISDPLQNARRVRFVPQKEPGAASGLRLGIFWKEGDETQGGPSDIMLRTGIVNANGVTDGNGFSTAEMTPAVDATCATSDYLEARGLSHEPALNVSSRTEEAQATSNADVATSTLSDVTSFNNAENAIAHRAQLRGDDFYIGYTYTSVLAELLYTNTKNYNFYLRHYDAAAGTWSAPDNLSNITDTTINVREPRLVATPGTNTNACPTNPEECQDKTRFYIAWGTQTNVSEWSDVQAEELDLYAARAEDKGAYVTPVVRFAGEAEGVEAFESQIRMTPAGNNMFVAWNENRDGGTHAMFRQSSVIEIPDDDSGDDGDTPTATSSSGGGTVFGCSYSPGAPFDPTLFLLTALAIGGLTVRKVTAKS, from the coding sequence ATGAAAAAAACACTTCTTGCCAGCGCACTGATCACCACGATGGGCACATCAGGAATGGCCTGGGGAGCGACAGGGCTGAGCTTTGGTGACACTGTTCAGCTGAGCGCCAATGGCGGCGCCAATAAAACCAAACTGGTGCGGATGACCAGCGGACGGCTGGTTGCTGTTTACGGGGATTATCTGAACCCGGAGGGCAACACCGTTTACGACGTCAAAGCCCAGGCGGAGCGGCCAGCCCGGGATATTTTTGCCCGGTATTGTGAAGCAGGCCTCGATTGCACCGTCGAATCCAATTGGAGCGACGCGGTCAATATCTCCGAAACCGCCAGTAAAACCTCCATCAGTACTGACTGGGATGGTTATGAGATTAACGATGATCCTGATGGGACCCGGCAAGAACTGCCTTTTTATGGCGACTCCGACAAACCCAACATCTTCAACGCCGGCTCGCGGGTTGTTGTGTCCTGGGTGGATAAGTACTGCGACAGCGAGGCCCAGCGGAGTGTCACCTACCTGACTCTGGGCAACCGCGAAATCCCCTTCAGCTGTACCTACACCGTAACGAGCCTTGATGCCGGCAAGACGTGGTCAGACCCGGTTCGCCTGTCTTCCGGCGAGCGGGATGCCAAACAGGACGCTCACCGTGGTCAGGGAACCGGCGAATGGGCCATTACCTGGCAGGAAGATCCCCGCGGTCTCCAGCTCGGCGAGGCAGAGGGCCCCGGTGACGGCGCCTCCGGTGCCAACGTCAGCTCGGGTACCGATATCTGGTACAGCTATGCCAATAAAGGTTGGGCGGATCAGGACGAAGTTGCAGAGGGGAATCAAATCTGGTCTGAGCCGGTTCGTATCACCGATAACTATAACGGTCAGACCGCCTCCGGAAACTTTGGCATCATTCGGAACGCTACTGGCGAAAATATCGAGAATCTAGAAGGAGTAGAGATCGAAAGCGGCATCGCTGGCGCCTCGCGTGCCAACATCGCGCTTCAGTATGGCTCGCTCGATGGTGCCCCTGTCGATGATGCCCCTGCAACCGGTGTCCCCCAGGTCATCGTGGCCTATGAGGAAACCAAAGGCTCTGGCGGCCTCGATGAGGGCAAGTTTGTCCGCTACCACACCTTCGACTGGAACGCACCGGCAGGGTCGACGTCTGAACCGAACACTGCAGACGAAGCCATAGGCTGTATTATCAGTGATCCGCTGCAGAACGCCCGCCGTGTTCGTTTCGTGCCCCAGAAGGAACCCGGAGCAGCGAGTGGTCTACGTCTGGGTATTTTCTGGAAAGAGGGTGACGAGACTCAGGGTGGACCGTCCGACATCATGCTGCGCACCGGCATTGTGAACGCGAACGGCGTAACCGATGGTAATGGCTTCTCAACCGCCGAGATGACCCCAGCCGTCGACGCAACCTGTGCAACCTCGGATTACCTGGAGGCACGCGGCTTGAGCCACGAGCCTGCGCTGAATGTCAGCAGCCGGACCGAGGAAGCCCAGGCGACCAGCAATGCGGACGTCGCCACTTCCACACTCTCCGATGTAACCAGCTTCAATAATGCGGAGAACGCCATTGCACACCGTGCCCAGCTGCGCGGCGACGATTTCTACATTGGCTACACCTACACATCGGTGCTGGCGGAGCTGCTGTACACCAACACCAAGAACTACAACTTCTACCTCCGTCACTACGATGCGGCGGCCGGGACCTGGTCTGCTCCAGACAATCTGAGCAACATCACCGACACCACCATCAACGTGCGGGAGCCGCGCCTGGTTGCGACACCAGGCACCAACACAAATGCATGTCCGACCAACCCGGAGGAGTGCCAGGACAAGACCCGGTTCTACATTGCCTGGGGTACTCAGACCAACGTTTCTGAATGGAGTGATGTTCAGGCCGAGGAGTTGGACCTCTATGCCGCTCGGGCAGAAGACAAGGGCGCCTATGTGACCCCGGTCGTGCGGTTCGCCGGTGAGGCTGAGGGTGTCGAAGCCTTCGAGTCCCAGATCCGGATGACGCCGGCCGGCAACAACATGTTCGTGGCCTGGAATGAAAACCGGGATGGGGGCACTCATGCCATGTTCCGCCAGTCTTCAGTCATTGAAATACCCGACGATGATAGCGGTGATGACGGCGACACCCCAACCGCAACCAGCAGCAGCGGTGGCGGTACCGTCTTCGGCTGCAGCTACAGCCCGGGTGCTCCGTTTGACCCGACTCTGTTCCTTCTGACTGCGCTGGCCATTGGTGGCCTGACCGTAAGGAAGGTCACAGCCAAGTCATAA